One window of Oncorhynchus kisutch isolate 150728-3 linkage group LG25, Okis_V2, whole genome shotgun sequence genomic DNA carries:
- the LOC109870140 gene encoding 3-phosphoinositide-dependent protein kinase 1-like, producing the protein MARATSQIYDVVPIQSSVVICSCPHPSMVRNQPDSCSPLAIPGASSSHCTSMEGPTSESRAPGKPASLGAELRAQQAPQPRKKRPEDFKFGKILGEGSFSTVVLARERATAKEYAIKILEKRYIMKENKAQYVKRERDVMSNLDHPFFVKLYFTFQDDEKLYFGLSYAKNGELLKYIRKIGSFDETCTRFYSAEIVCALEYLHEKGIIHRDLKPENILLSEDMHIQITDFGTAKQLSSDGKQARANSFVGTAQYVSPELLTEKSACKSSDLWALGCIIYQLVAGLPPFRAGNEYLIFQKIIKLEYEFPEKFFPKAKDLVEQLLSLDPSKRIGCEDMGGYEPLRGHPFFETISWGDLHVQTPPKLTPYLPAMSEDDEDCYGNYDDLLSQFSSMQVAQSSSSHSLSTPETIPPAPQRSSSNIEQYIHDLDNNSFELDLLFSEEEKQLLLEKQTSRNPWHQFVENNLILKMGPVDKRKGLFARRRQLLLTEGPHLYYVDPVNKVLKGEIPWSPELRPEAKNFKTFFVHTPNRTYYLMDPSGNADKWCKKIQEVWRKIYHKHQNPGL; encoded by the exons TATGATGTTGTGCCCATTCAATCCAGCGTGGTCATCTGTTCCTGTCCACATCCATCAATGGTAAGAAATCAGCCTGACTCCTGCTCGCCACTTGCCATCCCAGGCGCAAGTAGCAGCCACTGTACCAGCATGGAGGGCCCCACCTCAGAGTCCCGGGCCCCGGGAAAACCTGCCAGCCTGGGCGCCGAGCTCCGGGCACAGCAGGCCCCTCAGCCGCGCAAGAAGAGGCCAGAGGACTTCAAATTCGGGAAGATACTGGGAGAGGGCTCCTTCTCAACC gTTGTCCTTGCAAGAGAACGTGCAACAGCAAAAGAATATGCAA TAAAGATTTTGGAGAAGCGGTATATTATGAAGGAGAACAAGGCGCAGTACGTGAAAAGAGAACGGGATGTGATGTCGAACCTAGATCATCCGTTCTTCGTCAAACTGTACTTTACATTTCAAGATGATGAAAAGTTGT ATTTTGGCCTTAGCTATGCTAAGAATGGAGAGCTTTTGAAATATATTCGCAAAATCGGTTCTTTTGATGAGACCTGCACTAGATTCTACTCGGCTGAAATTGTTTGTGCACTAGAATATTTGCACGAGAAGGGAATAATTCACAG AGACCTTAAACCTGAGAATATTTTACTGAGCGAAGACATGCACATCCAAATAACAGACTTTGGAACAGCAAAGCAGTTATCTTCAGATGGCAAACAAG CAAGAGCAAACTCCTTTGTAGGAACTGCGCAGTACGTGTCTCCAGAGCTGCTGACAGAGAAATCGGCCTGCAAGAG CTCTGACCTCTGGGCATTGGGATGCATAATTTATCAGCTAGTGGCTGGGCTACCACCCTTCAGAGCTGG AAACGAGTACCTAATATTCCAGAAGATAATCAAGCTGGAGTATGAATTCCCTGAGAAGTTCTTTCCCAAAGCTAAGGATCTCGTTGAACAGCTTTTG TCGCTGGACCCCTCCAAGAGAATTGGTTGCGAGGATATGGGAGGGTACGAACCCCTGAGGGGACACCCGTTCTTCGAGACCATCTCTTGGGGAGACCTCCATGTGCAGACGCCCCCCAAGCTCACTCCATACCTGCCAGCCATGTCCGAGGATGACGAGGACTGCTATGGAAAC TACGATGACCTCCTGAGCCAGTTTAGCAGCATGCAGGTGGCCCAGTCCAGCTCGTCCCACTCGCTCTCCACGCCCGAGACCATTCCCCCAGCGCCACAGAGGTCCAGCAGCAACATCGAGCAGTACATCCATGACCTGGACAACAACTCGTTTGAGCTGGACCTGCTGTTCTCTGAAGAGGAGAAGCagctgctgctggaaaaacagaCCAGTAGGAACCCCTG GCACCAGTTTGTTGAGAATAATTTGATCCTGAAAATGGGCCCAGTGGATAAACGGAAG GGTCTGTTTGCTCGGCGGAGGCAGCTGCTCCTTACTGAAGGGCCACACCTGTACTACGTGGACCCTGTCAACAAGGTCCTGAAGGGGGAGATCCCCTGGTCCCCCGAGCTGCGCCCAGAGGCCAAGAACTTCAAGACCTTCTTTGTCCACACG CCCAATCGAACATACTATCTGATGGATCCCAGTGGAAACGCTGACAAGTGGTGTAAGAAAATCCAGGAAGTGTGGAGAAAGATCTACCACAAGCACCAGAATCCTGGCCTATAG